The following coding sequences are from one Microbacterium wangchenii window:
- a CDS encoding ABC transporter ATP-binding protein codes for MANEPILEAQGLTKRFTVKKKTVEAVTDLTFQVAAGELVAFLGPNGAGKSTSLRMLTTLLPPTAGTARVVGRDILRDPAGVRARIGYVGQLTSGSFSQRVRDELLSQGAFYGMSRAASVSRADDLIASLDLTPFATRAVQQLSGGQKRRLDIALGLMHAPPLLFLDEPSTGLDPQSRANLWQHILDLRVSHGTTVFLTTHYLEEADRYAERVMVMDRGRVIADDTAARLKAELAGDLMTLGFGSAADADAALAVVGRLTDREVRREGGASLTLTAPEGDTLLPAAIRALDAAGLAVTRATGVPPTLDDVFLALTGRTLREAGEGEHAEETESADAPAAPAQPTGASR; via the coding sequence ATGGCGAACGAACCCATCCTCGAAGCGCAGGGACTGACCAAGCGCTTCACCGTCAAGAAGAAGACCGTCGAGGCGGTCACCGACCTCACCTTCCAGGTCGCCGCCGGCGAACTGGTCGCCTTCCTCGGGCCCAACGGCGCGGGCAAGTCCACGAGTCTGCGCATGCTCACGACCCTCCTTCCGCCCACCGCCGGTACGGCGCGCGTGGTCGGCCGCGACATCCTGCGCGACCCGGCGGGCGTCCGCGCGCGTATCGGCTACGTCGGCCAGCTCACCAGTGGCAGCTTCTCCCAGCGCGTGCGCGACGAGCTGCTCAGCCAGGGCGCGTTCTACGGCATGTCACGGGCGGCATCGGTGTCGCGGGCGGACGACCTCATCGCCTCGCTGGATCTGACCCCGTTCGCGACGCGCGCGGTGCAGCAGCTGTCCGGCGGGCAGAAGCGGCGCCTCGACATCGCCCTGGGCCTCATGCACGCCCCGCCGCTGCTGTTCCTCGACGAGCCCTCGACCGGCCTGGATCCGCAGAGCCGCGCGAACCTGTGGCAGCACATCCTCGACCTGCGCGTCTCGCACGGCACGACGGTGTTCCTCACGACGCATTACCTCGAAGAGGCCGACCGCTATGCCGAGCGCGTGATGGTGATGGACCGCGGACGCGTCATCGCCGATGACACCGCCGCGCGGCTGAAGGCCGAGCTCGCCGGCGACCTCATGACGCTCGGCTTCGGCTCCGCGGCGGACGCCGACGCCGCGCTCGCCGTCGTGGGACGACTGACCGACCGCGAAGTGCGGCGGGAGGGCGGCGCATCCCTCACCCTCACCGCCCCGGAGGGCGACACGCTGCTGCCGGCGGCCATCCGGGCGCTGGATGCGGCGGGACTCGCGGTCACGCGGGCCACGGGCGTCCCGCCCACCCTCGACGACGTCTTCCTCGCCCTCACCGGGCGCACCCTGCGCGAAGCCGGCGAGGGCGAGCACGCCGAGGAGACCGAATCCGCGGATGCGCCGGCCGCACCCGCCCAGCCGACAGGAGCATCCCGATGA
- a CDS encoding NADase-type glycan-binding domain-containing protein: MPQEESPKKTRPGSDWSTFWPSFWITLLGTGLIGGVVAAGVVFLSARIQQGIAEEAAAIATCDNPQQLRLADRIEAVATSELQYEDASGQSLSYPATQLVDGSRQTAWIAGEAGGGVGAQISLRLPAGEDVRVICILNGYAKTNDLYDANGSVRVLEVATENGARDAALPRVTDANIFDYQALVFAPGMTQEILLTIQASDVPEASAEFGPTSAAMSEIEIWVKE, from the coding sequence ATGCCCCAAGAAGAAAGTCCGAAGAAGACGCGCCCGGGGTCAGACTGGTCGACTTTCTGGCCCTCGTTCTGGATCACGTTGCTCGGCACAGGGTTGATCGGTGGAGTGGTGGCCGCAGGAGTCGTGTTCCTCTCGGCTCGGATACAACAAGGCATTGCCGAAGAAGCCGCCGCGATCGCCACGTGCGACAACCCTCAGCAACTTCGCCTGGCCGACCGAATCGAGGCGGTCGCTACGAGCGAGCTCCAGTATGAGGACGCAAGCGGCCAATCCCTCAGCTACCCCGCGACACAACTAGTGGATGGAAGCCGCCAGACCGCGTGGATTGCCGGTGAAGCGGGAGGCGGCGTCGGAGCGCAGATCAGCCTCCGGTTGCCGGCGGGCGAAGACGTTCGGGTGATCTGCATCCTCAATGGGTATGCGAAGACGAATGATCTCTATGACGCCAACGGCAGCGTGCGCGTCCTGGAGGTGGCTACGGAGAACGGCGCCCGAGACGCGGCGCTCCCGAGAGTGACTGACGCCAACATCTTCGACTACCAAGCGCTGGTGTTCGCGCCCGGGATGACCCAGGAGATCCTGCTCACGATCCAAGCGTCCGACGTACCGGAGGCTTCCGCTGAGTTCGGCCCGACGTCGGCCGCGATGAGCGAGATCGAGATATGGGTCAAAGAGTGA
- a CDS encoding helix-turn-helix transcriptional regulator gives MSDTTSRALSLLNLLQTHRHWPGPELAARLGVTERTVRRDVDRLRELGYRIESTPGAAGGYRLEAGSAVPPLLLTDEEAVAMAIGLRIAASQRLVGGAETALTALAKLDQVLPTAVRRRVAALADAVRPVGVGGGEAASTEVLGELALACRDSERVRFTYTSASGESTHRRVEPHTLSPADRHWYLLCWDLDRDDWRTFRVDRLSGIEHTRVLFAPRELSQEQVDEFILVARSWVRQPVEADIVMELPLEDMRALFGQWGQGATAEDDERTRWPVGGSDWRETMYGMSWVPAGVPYTTDLPEPHRAEMREALTRMLQALAAPPPPPRP, from the coding sequence ATGTCCGACACCACCAGTCGCGCACTCTCGCTGCTCAACCTCCTCCAGACGCACCGGCACTGGCCGGGCCCCGAGCTGGCCGCGCGCCTCGGCGTGACGGAGCGCACGGTGCGGCGCGACGTCGACCGCCTGCGGGAGCTGGGCTACCGCATCGAGTCCACGCCGGGCGCCGCGGGCGGCTACCGGCTCGAAGCCGGCAGCGCCGTGCCGCCGCTGCTGTTGACGGATGAGGAGGCCGTGGCGATGGCGATCGGACTGCGGATCGCCGCATCCCAGCGCCTCGTGGGCGGGGCGGAGACGGCACTGACCGCCCTCGCCAAGCTCGACCAGGTGCTGCCCACCGCCGTCCGCCGGCGCGTCGCGGCCCTCGCCGACGCGGTGCGGCCGGTGGGCGTCGGCGGGGGCGAGGCCGCATCCACCGAGGTGCTCGGCGAGCTCGCCCTGGCCTGCCGCGATTCCGAGCGCGTGCGCTTCACGTACACATCCGCTTCCGGTGAGTCGACCCATCGCCGGGTCGAGCCGCACACCCTCTCCCCCGCCGACCGGCACTGGTATCTGCTGTGCTGGGACCTGGATCGCGACGATTGGCGCACGTTCCGCGTCGATCGGCTGTCGGGGATCGAGCACACCAGGGTGCTGTTCGCCCCGCGCGAGCTCAGCCAGGAGCAGGTCGACGAGTTCATCCTCGTGGCGCGGTCGTGGGTGCGTCAGCCGGTCGAGGCCGACATCGTCATGGAGCTTCCCCTCGAGGACATGCGCGCGCTCTTCGGGCAGTGGGGCCAGGGCGCGACCGCCGAGGACGACGAGCGCACGCGCTGGCCGGTCGGCGGATCCGACTGGCGCGAGACGATGTACGGCATGTCGTGGGTGCCCGCCGGGGTGCCGTACACGACCGACCTCCCCGAGCCGCATCGCGCGGAGATGCGCGAGGCACTGACGCGGATGCTGCAGGCCCTCGCCGCTCCCCCGCCACCGCCCCGGCCGTGA
- a CDS encoding ABC transporter permease has protein sequence MTASASQTAVRGNAARDTWHVLTRELKPVVRDPFTLIFSLVQPLVFLGLFAPLLIGSSGAPASETLQWFVPGVLVMIVLFGTGATGSNLQYEMMTGSHERTLVAPLVRSSLLVGRALKEIVPILVQSLLIVLIAWPFGFSIHPAGLVLGLALLAVFGVGLGSLSYALALATKDREWLFWGVQQTLIFPLLILSGMLLPLDAAPSWMRVVAAVNPINWVVQGERALFAGDLGASAVAWGWVSALVLAAVGLLVGIRAMRRSH, from the coding sequence ATGACCGCATCCGCCTCGCAGACCGCCGTGCGCGGCAACGCCGCACGCGACACGTGGCACGTGCTCACGCGCGAGCTCAAACCCGTCGTGCGCGATCCGTTCACCCTCATCTTCAGCCTCGTGCAGCCGCTGGTGTTTCTGGGGCTCTTCGCCCCGCTGCTGATCGGCAGCTCCGGGGCTCCCGCGTCGGAGACCCTGCAGTGGTTCGTGCCCGGCGTGCTCGTCATGATCGTGCTCTTCGGCACGGGCGCGACGGGGTCGAACCTGCAGTATGAGATGATGACCGGCTCCCACGAGCGCACGCTGGTCGCACCCCTCGTGCGGTCGTCGCTCCTGGTGGGCCGCGCGCTCAAGGAGATCGTGCCGATCCTCGTGCAGTCGCTTCTCATCGTGCTGATCGCGTGGCCGTTCGGGTTCTCGATCCACCCCGCCGGGCTCGTTCTCGGGCTCGCGCTGCTGGCCGTCTTCGGGGTGGGCCTGGGGTCGCTGTCGTACGCCCTTGCCCTGGCGACGAAGGATCGCGAGTGGCTGTTCTGGGGTGTGCAGCAGACGCTCATCTTCCCCCTGCTGATCCTGTCGGGGATGCTCCTGCCCCTGGATGCGGCACCCTCCTGGATGCGCGTGGTGGCCGCGGTGAACCCGATCAACTGGGTCGTGCAGGGCGAGCGCGCGCTGTTCGCAGGCGACCTCGGCGCCTCGGCCGTGGCGTGGGGATGGGTGTCGGCGCTCGTGCTCGCGGCGGTGGGGCTGCTCGTCGGAATCCGGGCGATGCGACGCTCGCACTGA
- a CDS encoding HpcH/HpaI aldolase/citrate lyase family protein, which translates to MTGRTLVALYAPADRPERFGKALDAGADAVIVDLEDAVTLSRKAQARESLADFAAAWTERGDRAPAVQVRINARGAAAHDEDLAALAGLPASFGVRLPKTESAEDVAAIRSALPGREVHALLESALSIERAFEIATAGVSSIAAGEADLRAELGVPAGPAGEPGLAWSRARIVNAAAAAGLPLPLMAVWADVADLDGLELSCRAGRALGYAGRTAVHPRQIGVIRRVFTPGADEVARAQRIVDRVRAAAADGTGAFVLEDGTFIDVAMVKAAERVLAASDLPAD; encoded by the coding sequence ATGACCGGCCGCACTCTCGTCGCCCTGTATGCGCCCGCTGACCGTCCGGAGCGCTTCGGGAAGGCGCTGGATGCGGGGGCGGATGCGGTCATCGTCGACCTCGAGGACGCGGTGACGCTCTCGCGGAAGGCGCAGGCGCGGGAGTCGCTCGCCGACTTCGCAGCCGCGTGGACCGAACGCGGGGACCGCGCCCCCGCCGTGCAGGTGCGGATCAATGCGCGCGGCGCCGCCGCCCACGACGAGGACCTCGCCGCCCTCGCCGGCCTGCCCGCATCCTTCGGCGTCCGGCTCCCGAAGACCGAGTCGGCTGAGGATGTCGCCGCGATCCGATCCGCGCTGCCCGGCCGCGAGGTGCACGCGCTGCTGGAGTCCGCCCTGTCGATCGAGCGGGCGTTCGAGATCGCGACGGCCGGGGTGTCGTCGATCGCGGCGGGGGAGGCCGACCTCCGCGCCGAACTCGGTGTTCCCGCCGGGCCGGCGGGGGAGCCGGGGCTGGCGTGGTCGCGGGCACGCATCGTCAACGCCGCCGCGGCGGCCGGACTGCCGCTGCCGCTCATGGCCGTGTGGGCCGACGTGGCCGACCTCGACGGGCTGGAGCTGAGCTGCCGGGCCGGACGCGCGCTCGGGTACGCGGGACGCACCGCCGTGCACCCGCGTCAGATCGGGGTGATCCGCCGGGTGTTCACCCCGGGTGCCGACGAGGTCGCCCGCGCGCAGCGCATCGTCGACCGGGTGCGAGCCGCCGCCGCCGACGGCACCGGTGCGTTCGTGCTCGAGGACGGCACGTTCATCGACGTCGCGATGGTGAAAGCCGCGGAACGCGTGCTCGCCGCATCCGATCTCCCCGCCGACTGA
- a CDS encoding GNAT family N-acetyltransferase produces MATTTSHVIKPLTPETFPAWLALAEKHNGVWGGCWCSYFHGDTEETIKSEYDGPTFKRRLVAEGIAHAALVFDGDAAIAWCQYGSPAELPGIYHRKQYDAGETNPAPWRITCFFVDRDHRRSGVAREALDGALELIAQAGGGEVVSFPNELAPGKRTSSSFLHNGTRAMFEKAGFTFERHIGKSKTVMRKTIPPAAG; encoded by the coding sequence GTGGCCACGACGACGTCGCATGTGATCAAGCCGCTCACCCCCGAGACCTTCCCGGCGTGGCTCGCGCTTGCCGAGAAGCACAACGGCGTGTGGGGCGGGTGCTGGTGCTCGTACTTCCACGGGGACACGGAAGAGACCATCAAGAGCGAGTACGACGGCCCGACGTTCAAGCGGCGACTCGTGGCAGAAGGGATCGCGCACGCCGCGCTCGTGTTCGACGGCGACGCCGCGATCGCGTGGTGCCAGTACGGGAGCCCGGCCGAGCTGCCGGGCATATACCACCGCAAGCAGTACGACGCCGGGGAGACGAACCCCGCGCCGTGGCGCATCACGTGCTTCTTCGTCGACCGCGACCACCGACGCTCGGGAGTGGCCCGCGAGGCGCTGGACGGCGCGCTCGAGTTGATCGCGCAGGCCGGTGGGGGCGAGGTCGTCTCGTTCCCGAACGAGCTGGCTCCGGGGAAGCGGACGTCGTCGTCCTTCCTGCACAACGGCACGAGGGCGATGTTCGAGAAGGCCGGTTTCACTTTCGAGCGTCACATCGGCAAGAGCAAGACCGTGATGCGCAAGACGATCCCGCCGGCCGCCGGCTGA